One window of Chamaesiphon minutus PCC 6605 genomic DNA carries:
- the mutL gene encoding DNA mismatch repair endonuclease MutL, whose amino-acid sequence MPIHTLPIEVIHLIAAGEVIDSLGAVVRELCENAIDAGATRITVSLFPDRWRIRVADNGSGIELADLQQAATAHSTSKIDDRDDLFHITSLGFRGEALHSLAQLANLEIYSRPRHSCDGWHLVYNHQGEVVRQQEVAIAPGTAIDVADLFGDWEARREGLPNLNCQLRQVQTVIYHLALCHPHVNWTIEQQHRPWFQIIGAKTTQQIIPQILPKVRVDDLHHVEITARPLNQLQERLELELQQAQATSQTYRAIAAPKLSAAPEAESKIQLTLGLPDRCHRHRLDWVKVAVNGRIVRAPELEQTIVSGLARTLPRDRYPVCFLHLQIPPHYIDWNRHPAKVEIYLQQVEYWQAQVAQALDRALNLQAETDDDDRSSRIGKLLAVAEQQGAYHIPQRSITNTNDGDGLGLLELRAVGQVLNTYIIAEHADGLWLVEQHIAHERVLYEQIVSAWQLLPLEPPIILSHLSERQIEQLQQIEITIDPFGEGLWAIRTAPAPLLMREDLAAAITELSQGGDLQAAQVAVACRCAIRNGTSLSLPEMQSLLDRWQRTRNPRTCPHGRPIYLAFKESSLARSFRRHWVIGKSHGI is encoded by the coding sequence ATGCCGATTCACACACTACCTATCGAAGTCATTCACCTGATTGCTGCTGGAGAAGTCATTGACTCTCTGGGGGCGGTGGTGCGCGAACTGTGTGAAAATGCGATCGATGCTGGGGCGACGAGAATTACCGTGTCCTTATTTCCCGATCGCTGGCGGATTCGGGTGGCAGATAATGGCAGTGGGATCGAACTCGCCGATTTGCAACAAGCGGCGACAGCGCATAGTACGAGTAAAATTGACGATCGAGACGATCTATTTCACATTACTAGTTTGGGATTTCGGGGGGAGGCTCTGCACAGTCTGGCGCAGCTTGCCAATCTGGAGATTTACAGTCGCCCTCGTCATAGTTGCGATGGTTGGCATTTAGTCTACAACCATCAGGGTGAAGTCGTGCGCCAACAAGAAGTCGCGATCGCACCAGGAACGGCAATTGATGTCGCAGATCTGTTTGGCGACTGGGAAGCTAGACGGGAGGGTTTGCCCAATCTTAATTGTCAACTGCGTCAAGTACAGACGGTAATTTATCATCTGGCTCTATGTCATCCCCATGTGAATTGGACTATCGAGCAGCAACATCGTCCGTGGTTTCAGATTATCGGTGCTAAAACCACACAGCAAATTATCCCCCAAATATTACCAAAAGTGCGGGTGGACGATCTTCATCATGTGGAAATAACCGCTCGCCCCCTCAACCAGCTTCAAGAACGCCTCGAACTAGAGTTGCAACAGGCGCAAGCAACGAGTCAAACCTACCGCGCGATTGCGGCACCCAAATTGAGTGCCGCACCTGAAGCGGAGTCGAAAATTCAGCTAACTTTGGGCTTGCCCGATCGATGTCATCGCCATCGGCTAGACTGGGTGAAGGTTGCCGTCAACGGTCGGATTGTCCGGGCACCAGAATTGGAACAAACGATCGTCAGTGGATTGGCACGAACATTACCGCGCGATCGATACCCCGTCTGCTTTTTACACCTTCAGATTCCGCCGCACTACATCGACTGGAATCGCCATCCCGCTAAGGTGGAAATCTATCTCCAGCAGGTAGAATACTGGCAAGCGCAAGTAGCGCAAGCACTCGATCGAGCATTGAATCTTCAGGCTGAAACCGATGATGACGATCGATCCAGTCGCATCGGCAAATTGCTCGCAGTCGCCGAACAGCAAGGAGCTTATCACATTCCGCAAAGATCGATTACTAATACCAATGATGGAGATGGTTTAGGCTTACTCGAATTGCGTGCTGTCGGACAAGTCCTCAATACTTATATCATTGCCGAACACGCCGATGGACTGTGGCTGGTAGAGCAACATATCGCTCACGAGCGGGTGCTATACGAGCAAATAGTTAGTGCTTGGCAGCTTTTACCACTCGAACCGCCGATTATTCTCTCACACCTGTCAGAGCGGCAAATAGAGCAATTACAGCAGATCGAAATTACGATCGATCCCTTTGGCGAAGGCTTGTGGGCGATTCGGACGGCTCCCGCACCCCTATTGATGCGCGAAGATCTCGCAGCGGCAATTACCGAACTCAGCCAGGGCGGAGATTTGCAAGCCGCTCAAGTCGCCGTTGCCTGTCGCTGTGCGATTCGCAATGGCACATCGCTGAGTTTACCAGAGATGCAAAGTTTACTCGATCGCTGGCAACGCACCCGCAACCCGCGTACCTGTCCGCACGGCAGACCAATTTATCTGGCATTCAAAGAAAGCAGTCTGGCTCGATCTTTCCGTCGTCATTGGGTAATCGGTAAAAGTCACGGTATTTAG
- a CDS encoding DUF305 domain-containing protein, with protein sequence MNHKNRSFAPIAILVGTLGLGSVAIAGFTLNRSPNSTIAQNSDGMMNHGGMNHGSTMNHSMDVGPADANYELRFIDSMVPHHQGALVMAQEVIQKSKRSELIKFAKNIITEQKKEIAQMQQWRKQWYPTASATPMMWHTEMNHQMAMTAEHKQSMMMSMSLGKADAGFDKRFLDAMIPHHQGAVTMAQDSLKKSKRPELQKLSQSIIKSQQSEIDRMNQWRQSWYGK encoded by the coding sequence GAACGCTCGGTCTTGGTTCTGTCGCGATCGCAGGTTTCACACTCAATCGTAGTCCAAATTCCACCATCGCTCAAAACTCGGACGGGATGATGAATCATGGTGGCATGAATCATGGTAGCACGATGAATCATAGTATGGATGTTGGCCCTGCTGATGCCAATTACGAGCTGCGGTTTATCGATAGTATGGTTCCCCATCATCAGGGTGCCTTGGTGATGGCGCAAGAAGTAATTCAAAAATCCAAACGATCCGAACTAATTAAATTTGCCAAAAACATCATTACCGAGCAGAAAAAAGAAATCGCGCAGATGCAACAATGGCGCAAGCAATGGTATCCCACAGCATCGGCAACACCAATGATGTGGCACACAGAAATGAATCATCAAATGGCGATGACTGCCGAGCACAAACAGTCGATGATGATGAGCATGTCGTTGGGGAAAGCTGATGCTGGTTTCGACAAACGGTTTCTCGATGCCATGATTCCCCACCATCAAGGTGCTGTCACAATGGCACAAGATTCATTAAAAAAATCCAAACGTCCAGAGCTGCAAAAACTCTCTCAAAGTATTATTAAGTCTCAACAGTCAGAAATCGATCGGATGAATCAATGGCGACAATCATGGTATGGGAAGTAA